TTTACTTAAAGAAATGTTACATTATCGCGGAAGAGATGAAATGCCCGACGATTTTGATACCTTTTGGAATAAACAAGTGGCGGAGGTGGAAGTGCCTCAGGACTACCAGTTGCTGGAAAAAGATTTTCGAATTGCATATGCGGCTTGTTACGAGCTAACCTTCAAGACTGGAAATGGTGGACTAATCTATGCTAAGCTAGTTGTGCCTAAGTTATCAGAAAAAGTTCCGGTATTGTTTCATTTTCATGGTTATATGGGGCAGGGCTGGGATTGGGCTGATATGCTGGCCTATACGGCAGCAGGTTGGGGTGTGGTGTCGATGGATGTCCGTGGTCAGTCAGGCTATTCACTGGATGGTAATAGAGAAGTTCGCGGGAATACTGTTAAAGGACATATTATACGCGGGGCTCTAGATGGACCGGATCAGCTTTTTTTCAAGGATGTCTATCTGGATGTTTACACCTTGGTTGAGCTAGTGGCTGGTTTGGACTTTGTGGATGAAAACCGTTTGTCTAGTTTTGGAGGTTCACAGGGTGGGGCCTTGGCCTTGGTAGCAGCTGCTTTAAATTCTCGGATTAAGCAGACTGTAGCCATC
This window of the Streptococcus sanguinis genome carries:
- a CDS encoding acetylxylan esterase, yielding MKNPTLLKEMLHYRGRDEMPDDFDTFWNKQVAEVEVPQDYQLLEKDFRIAYAACYELTFKTGNGGLIYAKLVVPKLSEKVPVLFHFHGYMGQGWDWADMLAYTAAGWGVVSMDVRGQSGYSLDGNREVRGNTVKGHIIRGALDGPDQLFFKDVYLDVYTLVELVAGLDFVDENRLSSFGGSQGGALALVAAALNSRIKQTVAIYPFLADFRRVLEIGNTSEAYDEFFRYFKFHDPFHETEEQLLQTLAYIDVKNLAHRISCPVQMIIGLEDDVCYPITQFAIYNCLTGEKEYHLLPEYGHETMNVCVNDTVFNWLCGTKIKRAPLISDFKSER